One window of Manihot esculenta cultivar AM560-2 chromosome 17, M.esculenta_v8, whole genome shotgun sequence genomic DNA carries:
- the LOC110604603 gene encoding homeobox-leucine zipper protein HDG5 isoform X2, producing the protein MYGDCQVLSNMGMGANVVSSENLFSTGMGNPNFEFIPNMPFHSFPSIIPKEESGLMMREKEEMESGSGSGQVEEKSGNEQDISTEQPPKKKRYHRHTARQIQEMETLFKECPHPDDKQRMKLSQELGLKPRQVKFWFQNRRTQMKAQQDRSENIILRTDNESLKNDNYRLQAELRNLICPSCGGPAMIGGISFDELRMENARLRDELERVCCIASRYTGRPFQSVQPASTLVPPSLDLDMNMYSRQFSDSLGSCTEMMPMVMFPGTSSFAEEDLVLMEEEKTLAMELAMSSIDELVKMCQATEPLWIRNSENGKEVLNFEEHAKMFPWPLNLKQHSNDLRNEATRDTAVVIMNSITLVDAFLDANKWMELFPSIIARAKTVQIVISGVSGASGSLHLMYAELQVLSPLVPTRETYFLRYCQQNVEEGTWAIVDFPIDGFHDNIEPCFPLYRRRPSGCVIQDMPNGYSRVTWVEHAEIEEKPVHQIFSQFVCSGMAFGAQRWLGVLQRQCERVASLMARNISDLGVIPSPEARKNLMRLAQRMIRTFSMNVSTCGGQSWTALSDSSDDAVRITTRKITEPGQPNGVILSAVSTTWLPFAHYQVFELLRDERRRSQLDVLSNGNSLHEVAHIANGSHPGNCISLLRINVASNSSQHVELMLQESCTDQSGSLIVYTTVNVDSIQLAMSGEDPSCIPILPLGFVIIPVESTCNTNTPSEGNSAHSSQHGNCTTNPGCLLTVGLQILASTIPSAKLNLSSVNAINNHLRNTVHQITSALSTSAASSCPEPNAAPEDKA; encoded by the exons ATGTATGGAGATTGCCAAGTTTTGTCAAATATGGGAATGGGAGCGAATGTGGTCTCTTCAGAAAACCTTTTCTCCACTGGCATGGGAAACCCTAACTTCGAGTTCATACCAAACATGCCCTTCCATTCTTTCCCATCCATCATCCCT AAAGAAGAAAGTGGGTTAATGATGCGGGAAAAGGAAGAGATGGAGAGTGGGTCTGGAAGTGGACAAGTTGAAGAGAAGTCAGGGAATGAGCAAGATATCAGCACCGAACAGCCACCAAAGAAGAAGCGTTACCATAGGCACACTGCTCGCCAGATCCAAGAAATGGAAAC CTTGTTTAAGGAATGTCCACACCCAGATGACAAACAAAGGATGAAACTCAGCCAAGAACTTGGTTTAAAACCACGCCAAGTTAAGTTTTGGTTCCAAAATCGCCGTACTCAAATGAAG GCACAGCAAGATAGATCGGAGAATATTATACTCAGGACAGATAACGAGTCCTTGAAGAATGATAATTACCGGTTACAAGCAGAATTACGCAATCTAATCTGCCCCAGCTGTGGAGGCCCAGCCATGATTGGTGGAATTTCCTTTGATGAGCTTCGAATGGAAAATGCACGCCTTAGAGATGAG TTAGAACGTGTATGTTGCATTGCTTCACGCTACACTGGACGGCCATTTCAGTCAGTGCAGCCTGCTTCTACCCTTGTTCCACCTTCCTTGGACTTGGACATGAACATGTATTCAAGACAATTCTCAGACTCCTTGGGTTCTTGCACTGAGATGATGCCTATGGTTATGTTTCCGGGAACTTCTTCTTTTGCTGAGGAGGATCTTGTGTTGATGGAAGAAGAAAAAACTCTTGCAATGGAGCTTGCAATGTCATCCATAGATGAACTCGTGAAGATGTGCCAAGCAACCGAACCTCTTTGGATCAGAAACAGTGAGAATGGAAAGGAAGTTCTTAATTTTGAAGAGCACGCAAAGATGTTTCCTTGGCCTTTGAATCTTAAGCAGCATTCAAATGATTTAAGGAATGAAGCTACTCGCGATACTGCTGTGGTTATAATGAATAGCATCACCTTGGTTGATGCCTTCCTTGATGCA AATAAATGGATGGAGCTGTTTCCTTCCATTATTGCTAGAGCAAAAACTGTTCAAATAGTAATCTCAGGTGTTTCTGGTGCTAGTGGTTCTCTTCACTTG ATGTATGCAGAACTGCAAGTTCTTTCCCCATTAGTGCCAACTAGGGAGACATATTTTCTCCGCTACTGCCAACAAAATGTCGAAGAAGGAACTTGGGCAATTGTTGATTTTCCCATTGATGGTTTCCATGACAATATTGAACCTTGTTTTCCTTTGTACAGGAGAAGGCCTTCTGGCTGTGTTATTCAGGATATGCCCAATGGGTACTCAAGG GTTACTTGGGTAGAACATGCAGAGATTGAAGAGAAGCCTGTGCATCAGATATTTAGCCAATTTGTGTGTAGTGGGATGGCATTTGGTGCTCAACGCTGGTTAGGAGTATTACAACGACAATGCGAGAGGGTTGCCAGTCTCATGGCCAGAAATATCTCAGACCTAGGAG TGATACCTTCTCCAGAAGCAAGAAAGAATTTGATGAGATTGGCACAAAGAATGATAAGAACATTTTCTATGAATGTAAGCACTTGCGGTGGGCAGTCGTGGACAGCTTTATCTGATTCTAGCGATGATGCAGTTCGAATTACGACTAGGAAAATCACTGAGCCTGGCCAACCAAATGGTGTCATTCTCAGTGCAGTATCCACTACTTGGCTGCCCTTTGCTCATTACCAAGTCTTTGAGCTCTTGAGGGATGAACGCCGCAGATCTCAG CTGGATGTCCTTTCTAATGGGAATTCTTTACATGAAGTTGCTCACATAGCCAATGGTTCTCATCCAGGAAACTGCATTTCTCTTCTTCGCATCAAT GTTGCAAGCAACTCTTCCCAACACGTAGAGTTGATGCTGCAAGAGAGTTGCACAGATCAATCTGGAAGCTTGATTGTGTACACCACTGTAAATGTGGATTCAATCCAGCTAGCTATGAGTGGAGAGGACCCATCTTGTATCCCTATTCTTCCATTAGGGTTTGTGATAATTCCAGTGGAATCCACTTGTAACACCAACACTCCCAGTGAAGGCAACTCTGCTCATTCTTCTCAACATGGAAATTGTACTACAAATCCAGGATGTCTACTCACAGTGGGACTCCAAATACTCGCAAGTACAATACCATCTGCTAAGCTCAACCTCTCCAGTGTCAACGCCATAAATAACCACTTGCGCAACACAGTGCACCAGATTACTTCAGCTCTTAGCACCTCTGCTGCCTCCTCCTGCCCTGAGCCTAATGCTGCACCTGAGGATAAAGCATAG
- the LOC110604603 gene encoding homeobox-leucine zipper protein HDG5 isoform X1, whose amino-acid sequence MYGDCQVLSNMGMGANVVSSENLFSTGMGNPNFEFIPNMPFHSFPSIIPKEESGLMMREKEEMESGSGSGQVEEKSGNEQDISTEQPPKKKRYHRHTARQIQEMETLFKECPHPDDKQRMKLSQELGLKPRQVKFWFQNRRTQMKAQQDRSENIILRTDNESLKNDNYRLQAELRNLICPSCGGPAMIGGISFDELRMENARLRDELERVCCIASRYTGRPFQSVQPASTLVPPSLDLDMNMYSRQFSDSLGSCTEMMPMVMFPGTSSFAEEDLVLMEEEKTLAMELAMSSIDELVKMCQATEPLWIRNSENGKEVLNFEEHAKMFPWPLNLKQHSNDLRNEATRDTAVVIMNSITLVDAFLDANKWMELFPSIIARAKTVQIVISGVSGASGSLHLMYAELQVLSPLVPTRETYFLRYCQQNVEEGTWAIVDFPIDGFHDNIEPCFPLYRRRPSGCVIQDMPNGYSRVTWVEHAEIEEKPVHQIFSQFVCSGMAFGAQRWLGVLQRQCERVASLMARNISDLGVIPSPEARKNLMRLAQRMIRTFSMNVSTCGGQSWTALSDSSDDAVRITTRKITEPGQPNGVILSAVSTTWLPFAHYQVFELLRDERRRSQVQLDVLSNGNSLHEVAHIANGSHPGNCISLLRINVASNSSQHVELMLQESCTDQSGSLIVYTTVNVDSIQLAMSGEDPSCIPILPLGFVIIPVESTCNTNTPSEGNSAHSSQHGNCTTNPGCLLTVGLQILASTIPSAKLNLSSVNAINNHLRNTVHQITSALSTSAASSCPEPNAAPEDKA is encoded by the exons ATGTATGGAGATTGCCAAGTTTTGTCAAATATGGGAATGGGAGCGAATGTGGTCTCTTCAGAAAACCTTTTCTCCACTGGCATGGGAAACCCTAACTTCGAGTTCATACCAAACATGCCCTTCCATTCTTTCCCATCCATCATCCCT AAAGAAGAAAGTGGGTTAATGATGCGGGAAAAGGAAGAGATGGAGAGTGGGTCTGGAAGTGGACAAGTTGAAGAGAAGTCAGGGAATGAGCAAGATATCAGCACCGAACAGCCACCAAAGAAGAAGCGTTACCATAGGCACACTGCTCGCCAGATCCAAGAAATGGAAAC CTTGTTTAAGGAATGTCCACACCCAGATGACAAACAAAGGATGAAACTCAGCCAAGAACTTGGTTTAAAACCACGCCAAGTTAAGTTTTGGTTCCAAAATCGCCGTACTCAAATGAAG GCACAGCAAGATAGATCGGAGAATATTATACTCAGGACAGATAACGAGTCCTTGAAGAATGATAATTACCGGTTACAAGCAGAATTACGCAATCTAATCTGCCCCAGCTGTGGAGGCCCAGCCATGATTGGTGGAATTTCCTTTGATGAGCTTCGAATGGAAAATGCACGCCTTAGAGATGAG TTAGAACGTGTATGTTGCATTGCTTCACGCTACACTGGACGGCCATTTCAGTCAGTGCAGCCTGCTTCTACCCTTGTTCCACCTTCCTTGGACTTGGACATGAACATGTATTCAAGACAATTCTCAGACTCCTTGGGTTCTTGCACTGAGATGATGCCTATGGTTATGTTTCCGGGAACTTCTTCTTTTGCTGAGGAGGATCTTGTGTTGATGGAAGAAGAAAAAACTCTTGCAATGGAGCTTGCAATGTCATCCATAGATGAACTCGTGAAGATGTGCCAAGCAACCGAACCTCTTTGGATCAGAAACAGTGAGAATGGAAAGGAAGTTCTTAATTTTGAAGAGCACGCAAAGATGTTTCCTTGGCCTTTGAATCTTAAGCAGCATTCAAATGATTTAAGGAATGAAGCTACTCGCGATACTGCTGTGGTTATAATGAATAGCATCACCTTGGTTGATGCCTTCCTTGATGCA AATAAATGGATGGAGCTGTTTCCTTCCATTATTGCTAGAGCAAAAACTGTTCAAATAGTAATCTCAGGTGTTTCTGGTGCTAGTGGTTCTCTTCACTTG ATGTATGCAGAACTGCAAGTTCTTTCCCCATTAGTGCCAACTAGGGAGACATATTTTCTCCGCTACTGCCAACAAAATGTCGAAGAAGGAACTTGGGCAATTGTTGATTTTCCCATTGATGGTTTCCATGACAATATTGAACCTTGTTTTCCTTTGTACAGGAGAAGGCCTTCTGGCTGTGTTATTCAGGATATGCCCAATGGGTACTCAAGG GTTACTTGGGTAGAACATGCAGAGATTGAAGAGAAGCCTGTGCATCAGATATTTAGCCAATTTGTGTGTAGTGGGATGGCATTTGGTGCTCAACGCTGGTTAGGAGTATTACAACGACAATGCGAGAGGGTTGCCAGTCTCATGGCCAGAAATATCTCAGACCTAGGAG TGATACCTTCTCCAGAAGCAAGAAAGAATTTGATGAGATTGGCACAAAGAATGATAAGAACATTTTCTATGAATGTAAGCACTTGCGGTGGGCAGTCGTGGACAGCTTTATCTGATTCTAGCGATGATGCAGTTCGAATTACGACTAGGAAAATCACTGAGCCTGGCCAACCAAATGGTGTCATTCTCAGTGCAGTATCCACTACTTGGCTGCCCTTTGCTCATTACCAAGTCTTTGAGCTCTTGAGGGATGAACGCCGCAGATCTCAGGTTCAA CTGGATGTCCTTTCTAATGGGAATTCTTTACATGAAGTTGCTCACATAGCCAATGGTTCTCATCCAGGAAACTGCATTTCTCTTCTTCGCATCAAT GTTGCAAGCAACTCTTCCCAACACGTAGAGTTGATGCTGCAAGAGAGTTGCACAGATCAATCTGGAAGCTTGATTGTGTACACCACTGTAAATGTGGATTCAATCCAGCTAGCTATGAGTGGAGAGGACCCATCTTGTATCCCTATTCTTCCATTAGGGTTTGTGATAATTCCAGTGGAATCCACTTGTAACACCAACACTCCCAGTGAAGGCAACTCTGCTCATTCTTCTCAACATGGAAATTGTACTACAAATCCAGGATGTCTACTCACAGTGGGACTCCAAATACTCGCAAGTACAATACCATCTGCTAAGCTCAACCTCTCCAGTGTCAACGCCATAAATAACCACTTGCGCAACACAGTGCACCAGATTACTTCAGCTCTTAGCACCTCTGCTGCCTCCTCCTGCCCTGAGCCTAATGCTGCACCTGAGGATAAAGCATAG